A genomic segment from Dermacentor silvarum isolate Dsil-2018 chromosome 11, BIME_Dsil_1.4, whole genome shotgun sequence encodes:
- the LOC119433774 gene encoding ATP-dependent DNA helicase PIF1-like: MENPCVQISPIAITGTVTVEHLQNNGTPARRATHQNAEAALYRNEFRDILLRARLGPRSVVYSLQNAVVHKKFLREGKISVALKDEKVHLYFSNCPPSKLCTFVKFLDAKKATQGPIATVRERLKSSKQRVIEEISPLMLRDANATQSQGVKRPLSKDNQTTPTGKKSRPMAPGDVKPGRSLNPVQLTLEQKTVLSAVLAGRSVFFTGGAGTGKSYLLRHILSSLPPQDAFATATTGIAAAQIGGTTLHSFAGVGTGTATVEAMMQRAMRPPWVNQWRRCKVLVVDEVSMLDGRFFHKLERVARLVRRSDRPFGGIQLVLCGDFLQLPPVSRKEEPAPVYCFQTSAWRQCVHVTLELKQVHRQSDPRFISLLQQVRVGSCPDWVEEVLKKTASRCLETGDIVATRLSTHTDDVDFMNQRCFDQLPSSPRIFKAIDSEGSSADLLEACAPSTLSLKVGTQVMLTKNTQVRAGLANGSRGVIVGFDSASGDPIVQFVNSCKQTITKERWAIRTGPEGRCHVRRQLPLRHAWAMSIHKSQGLTLDFAELTLGRVFEAGQAYVALSRVATLEGLRVLDFRKDCVRADPRVLSFYRDLGAC; this comes from the exons ATGGAAAATCCGTGCGTTCAAATCTCGCCCATTGCGATAACAGGCACCGTGACAGTCGAGCACCTACAAAACAACGGCACACCGGCTCGCAGGGCGACGCATCAGAACGCCGAGGCGGCTCTCTACAGAAACGAATTTCGGGACATTTTACTCAGGGCGCGCTTGGGACCGCGCTCAGTGGTGTATTCTCTGCAGAATGCCGTGGTACACAAGAAGTTTTTACGGGAAGGGAAGATATCGGTCGCCCTCAAGGATGAAAAAGTGCACCTCTATTTCTCGAACTGCCCACCCAGCAAACTTTGCACGTTCGTCAAGTTTCTGGACGCGAAGAAAGCGACGCAAGGACCCATCGCTACTGTTCGCGAACGGTTGAAGTCGAGCAAGCAGAGAGTGATTGAGGAGATAAGTCCGTTAATGCTTCGCGACGCTAACGCAACCCAGTCTCAGGGTGTGAAGAGGCCCCTCTCAAAAGACAACCAAACTACACCGACGGGAAAGAAGAGCCGACCGATGGCACCTGGCGATGTCAAG CCTGGGAGGAGCCTGAATCCTGTACAGTTGACCTTGGAGCAAAAGACTGTTCTTAGTGCCGTCTTGGCTGGCCGCAGTGTGTTCTTCACTGGTGGTGCAGGCACGGGGAAGTCTTATCTCTTGAGGCACATCTTGTCATCGCTGCCCCCACAAGATGCATTTGCCACGGCTACGACTGGCATTGCGGCTGCTCAGATTGGTGGCACTACGCTGCATTCATTTGCCG GTGTTGGAACAGGCACGGCCACGGTGGAAGCGATGATGCAACGAGCTATGCGACCACCGTGGGTCAACCAGTGGCGCCGTTGCAAGGTGCTGGTGGTGGACGAGGTGTCCATGCTGGACGGACGTTTCTTCCACAAGCTCGAGCGGGTGGCCCGGTTGGTGCGCCGCAGTGACCGTCCCTTTGGTGGCATCCAGCTGGTCCTCTGTGGTGATTTCCTGCAGCTCCCACCAGTCTCTCGGAAGGAGGAACCGGCACCAGTCTACTGTTTTCAG ACATCCGCTTGGCGCCAGTGCGTCCATGTCACACTGGAGCTGAAGCAGGTGCACAGGCAGAGTGATCCCAGGTTCATCTCTTTGCTGCAGCAAGTGAGGGTAGGCTCCTGCCCTGACTGGGTCGAGGAAGTGCTCAAGAAGACAGCCAGCCGCTGTCTTGAAACAG GTGACATAGTGGCAACTCGGCTGAGCACGCACACAGATGATGTGGACTTCATGAATCAAAGGTGCTTTGATCAGCTGCCGAGCTCGCCACGCATATTCAAAGCCATTGACTCTGAAGGTTCCTCAGCAGACTTGCTTGAAGCCTGTGCGCCTTCCACTCTAAGCCTCAAAGTGGGCACACAGGTCATGCTGACCAAAAACACTCAAGTGAGAGCTGGCCTTGCGAATGGCTCACGTGGGGTCATCGTGGGATTTGACTCGGCGTCTG GAGACCCCATTGTCCAGTTTGTAAACTCGTGCAAGCAAACCATCACCAAGGAGCGCTGGGCCATCCGGACAGGCCCAGAGGGTAGGTGCCATGTGCGACGACAGCTCCCGCTGCGCCATGCTTGGGCCATGTCCATTCATAAGTCTCAGGGCCTGACGCTTGACTTTGCTGAGCTGACACTAGGTCGTGTCTTTGAGGCGGGTCAAGCTTATGTCGCTCTCTCGAGGGTGGCCACGCTGGAAGGGTTGAGGGTTCTAGACTTCAGGAAAGACTGTGTCCGGGCTGATCCTCGCGTGCTTTCTTTCTATCGAGACCTTGGTGCTTGCTGA
- the LOC119432919 gene encoding putative hydroxypyruvate isomerase isoform X5: MCCLFRWNRSLLTALNSTASGRLRTARCFSTGLALKMPLKFAANISTMFTQAPLLTRYRVAQSLGFKAVECQFPYDVGVDNIRSERETCGLEQVLINSYPGDLTKGEMGFAAKPGCESEFLSSLETTIKYAKALNCKKVHIMAGITGTDCSSVIEETYLTNLRKAAELLEKEGIVGVIEPLCKQVKAGYFLSNYEQAARYVTQLNHKNLRLLLDIFHLQMSSGNLTNTITSVYPLVGHIQVSQAPRRDELNAPGEINYKYILHLFEELGYTDWIGLEYKPSGQSGDGISWIKEYGYDL, from the exons GTGTTTCTCCACCGGTTTGGCCTTAAAGATGCCGCTGAAGTTCGCTGCCAACATCTCGACCATGTTCACACAGGCTCCGCTGCTGACGCGCTACCGCGTGGCGCAGTCGCTCGGGTTCAAAGCCGTCGAATGCCAATTTCCCTACGACGTCGGCGTCGACAACATCCGTAGTGAAAGAGAGACCTGCGGTCTGGAGCAGGTGCTCATTAACTCATATCCAG GTGACCTGACTAAAGGTGAAATGGGCTTCGCTGCAAAGCCAGGTTGTGAATCCGAATTCCTCAGCAGCTTGGAGACTACGATAAAATACGCCAAGGCCTTGAACTGCAAGAA GGTACATATCATGGCAGGAATCACGGGCACAGATTGTAGCAGTGTTATAGAGGAAACATACCTCACGAACTTGAGGAAAGCTGCAGAATTACTTGAAAAG GAAGGAATTGTAGGTGTTATAGAGCCCTTGTGCAAGCAAGTTAAAGCAGGATATTTTCTCAGTAACTATGAACAAG CCGCACGTTATGTCACACAGCTAAACCACAAGAACTTGCGGCTACTCCTG gacataTTTCACCTTCAGATGAGCTCAGGCAATTTGACCAACACTATCACAAGTGTGTACCCACTTGTAG gtCACATACAAGTTTCTCAGGCTCCACGTAGGGATGAGCTTAATGCACCCGGTGAAATAAATTATAAATATATCCTCCACCTATTTGAAGAGCTTGGCTATACTGACTGGATAGGCCTTGAGTACAAGCCATCTG gaCAAAGCGGTGATGGAATTTCATGGATAAAAGAATATGGCTATGACCTTTGA
- the LOC119432919 gene encoding putative hydroxypyruvate isomerase isoform X3, giving the protein MRLGCLFRWNRSLLTALNSTASGRLRTARCFSTGLALKMPLKFAANISTMFTQAPLLTRYRVAQSLGFKAVECQFPYDVGVDNIRSERETCGLEQVLINSYPGDLTKGEMGFAAKPGCESEFLSSLETTIKYAKALNCKKVHIMAGITGTDCSSVIEETYLTNLRKAAELLEKEGIVGVIEPLCKQVKAGYFLSNYEQAARYVTQLNHKNLRLLLDIFHLQMSSGNLTNTITSVYPLVGHIQVSQAPRRDELNAPGEINYKYILHLFEELGYTDWIGLEYKPSGQSGDGISWIKEYGYDL; this is encoded by the exons GTGTTTCTCCACCGGTTTGGCCTTAAAGATGCCGCTGAAGTTCGCTGCCAACATCTCGACCATGTTCACACAGGCTCCGCTGCTGACGCGCTACCGCGTGGCGCAGTCGCTCGGGTTCAAAGCCGTCGAATGCCAATTTCCCTACGACGTCGGCGTCGACAACATCCGTAGTGAAAGAGAGACCTGCGGTCTGGAGCAGGTGCTCATTAACTCATATCCAG GTGACCTGACTAAAGGTGAAATGGGCTTCGCTGCAAAGCCAGGTTGTGAATCCGAATTCCTCAGCAGCTTGGAGACTACGATAAAATACGCCAAGGCCTTGAACTGCAAGAA GGTACATATCATGGCAGGAATCACGGGCACAGATTGTAGCAGTGTTATAGAGGAAACATACCTCACGAACTTGAGGAAAGCTGCAGAATTACTTGAAAAG GAAGGAATTGTAGGTGTTATAGAGCCCTTGTGCAAGCAAGTTAAAGCAGGATATTTTCTCAGTAACTATGAACAAG CCGCACGTTATGTCACACAGCTAAACCACAAGAACTTGCGGCTACTCCTG gacataTTTCACCTTCAGATGAGCTCAGGCAATTTGACCAACACTATCACAAGTGTGTACCCACTTGTAG gtCACATACAAGTTTCTCAGGCTCCACGTAGGGATGAGCTTAATGCACCCGGTGAAATAAATTATAAATATATCCTCCACCTATTTGAAGAGCTTGGCTATACTGACTGGATAGGCCTTGAGTACAAGCCATCTG gaCAAAGCGGTGATGGAATTTCATGGATAAAAGAATATGGCTATGACCTTTGA
- the LOC119432919 gene encoding putative hydroxypyruvate isomerase isoform X1, which produces MRLGCLFRWNRSLLTALNSTASGRLRTARCFSTGLALKMPLKFAANISTMFTQAPLLTRYRVAQSLGFKAVECQFPYDVGVDNIRSERETCGLEQVLINSYPGDLTKGEMGFAAKPGCESEFLSSLETTIKYAKALNCKKVHIMAGITGTDCSSVIEETYLTNLRKAAELLEKEGIVGVIEPLCKQVKAGYFLSNYEQAARYVTQLNHKNLRLLLDIFHLQMSSGNLTNTITSVYPLVGHIQVSQAPRRDELNAPGEINYKYILHLFEELGYTDWIGLEYKPSGQSGDGISWIKEYGYDL; this is translated from the exons ATGCGCTTAGGCTGCCTTTTCAGGTGGAATCGATCTCTCCTGACTGCTCTCAACAGCACGGCGAGCGGAAGACTGCGTACAGCTAG GTGTTTCTCCACCGGTTTGGCCTTAAAGATGCCGCTGAAGTTCGCTGCCAACATCTCGACCATGTTCACACAGGCTCCGCTGCTGACGCGCTACCGCGTGGCGCAGTCGCTCGGGTTCAAAGCCGTCGAATGCCAATTTCCCTACGACGTCGGCGTCGACAACATCCGTAGTGAAAGAGAGACCTGCGGTCTGGAGCAGGTGCTCATTAACTCATATCCAG GTGACCTGACTAAAGGTGAAATGGGCTTCGCTGCAAAGCCAGGTTGTGAATCCGAATTCCTCAGCAGCTTGGAGACTACGATAAAATACGCCAAGGCCTTGAACTGCAAGAA GGTACATATCATGGCAGGAATCACGGGCACAGATTGTAGCAGTGTTATAGAGGAAACATACCTCACGAACTTGAGGAAAGCTGCAGAATTACTTGAAAAG GAAGGAATTGTAGGTGTTATAGAGCCCTTGTGCAAGCAAGTTAAAGCAGGATATTTTCTCAGTAACTATGAACAAG CCGCACGTTATGTCACACAGCTAAACCACAAGAACTTGCGGCTACTCCTG gacataTTTCACCTTCAGATGAGCTCAGGCAATTTGACCAACACTATCACAAGTGTGTACCCACTTGTAG gtCACATACAAGTTTCTCAGGCTCCACGTAGGGATGAGCTTAATGCACCCGGTGAAATAAATTATAAATATATCCTCCACCTATTTGAAGAGCTTGGCTATACTGACTGGATAGGCCTTGAGTACAAGCCATCTG gaCAAAGCGGTGATGGAATTTCATGGATAAAAGAATATGGCTATGACCTTTGA
- the LOC119432919 gene encoding putative hydroxypyruvate isomerase isoform X4 gives MCCLFRWNRSLLTALNSTASGRLRTARCFSTGLALKMPLKFAANISTMFTQAPLLTRYRVAQSLGFKAVECQFPYDVGVDNIRSERETCGLEQVLINSYPGDLTKGEMGFAAKPGCESEFLSSLETTIKYAKALNCKKVHIMAGITGTDCSSVIEETYLTNLRKAAELLEKEGIVGVIEPLCKQVKAGYFLSNYEQAARYVTQLNHKNLRLLLDIFHLQMSSGNLTNTITSVYPLVGHIQVSQAPRRDELNAPGEINYKYILHLFEELGYTDWIGLEYKPSGQSGDGISWIKEYGYDL, from the exons ATGT GCTGCCTTTTCAGGTGGAATCGATCTCTCCTGACTGCTCTCAACAGCACGGCGAGCGGAAGACTGCGTACAGCTAG GTGTTTCTCCACCGGTTTGGCCTTAAAGATGCCGCTGAAGTTCGCTGCCAACATCTCGACCATGTTCACACAGGCTCCGCTGCTGACGCGCTACCGCGTGGCGCAGTCGCTCGGGTTCAAAGCCGTCGAATGCCAATTTCCCTACGACGTCGGCGTCGACAACATCCGTAGTGAAAGAGAGACCTGCGGTCTGGAGCAGGTGCTCATTAACTCATATCCAG GTGACCTGACTAAAGGTGAAATGGGCTTCGCTGCAAAGCCAGGTTGTGAATCCGAATTCCTCAGCAGCTTGGAGACTACGATAAAATACGCCAAGGCCTTGAACTGCAAGAA GGTACATATCATGGCAGGAATCACGGGCACAGATTGTAGCAGTGTTATAGAGGAAACATACCTCACGAACTTGAGGAAAGCTGCAGAATTACTTGAAAAG GAAGGAATTGTAGGTGTTATAGAGCCCTTGTGCAAGCAAGTTAAAGCAGGATATTTTCTCAGTAACTATGAACAAG CCGCACGTTATGTCACACAGCTAAACCACAAGAACTTGCGGCTACTCCTG gacataTTTCACCTTCAGATGAGCTCAGGCAATTTGACCAACACTATCACAAGTGTGTACCCACTTGTAG gtCACATACAAGTTTCTCAGGCTCCACGTAGGGATGAGCTTAATGCACCCGGTGAAATAAATTATAAATATATCCTCCACCTATTTGAAGAGCTTGGCTATACTGACTGGATAGGCCTTGAGTACAAGCCATCTG gaCAAAGCGGTGATGGAATTTCATGGATAAAAGAATATGGCTATGACCTTTGA